One Trichormus variabilis 0441 genomic window, CTGGGCAATTACCGCTTACTTTATGCCCGGACTTTAGCCGCAGGTATCAATCATTTTAACCAAGCCCAAATCATCTTAAAATTACTGGCGACAGGAAAAGACACAATCCCCGAACATCGCCAAGAAGAAGGCGCACTGATTGCCCATGCACTCAACGCCTTACCTCCACAACGAGCTTGGGGCGTTTTACAACAGTTACGACAACGTAAAATTAATAATAGACGAAGTAGAGCGATCGCCCGCGATTATTTAAGTATGCGGCGTGATATGAGTTTTGATGCTGTTAAGTATCGCGCAAAAGTGAGAGCGATCGCTACCCACGCCCACCTGAAACTACAAAGTGAATTGGGTAATTTCCTTTTCCACAACTGGAAGCAAAAGTCTTATTCCACCCAGTTATTTGAACAGTTTCGCCAAGCACATTACAGCGCCGAAGCCATTTACAATTTGCCTTTCACCATCGCTGAAGGATTTGCAGTTAAACACAAAGTCCCCCGTGATGTTTTCTTATCTCGGATTCAACAGCAAATGACTTTAGGAGAAAAGCTGCGTTTGCAAGGTGTGGCGGAACGTAACGAAACTGATATCAATGTAGATTTTGGTCGTCTTCCCTTAACCAAGTTGGCGTTATATATTTTGTCCTTACCTTGGCAGACACGACAACAACAAAGAGATATTCTACATCAAGCCTTAGAGCGATCGGCACGTTTAGCGTTAAAAAAAGCACCCCTCAAACTAGGAAAAGTTGCAGCCGTCTTGGATTGCAGTTATTCCAGTTCCGGCTCTAGTGAAAAGCGCCGCCGTCCCTTGGGTATAGCTATGGCTGCACACTACCTATTACAAGTTGCCGCGCAAGAATATCAAGCTTTTTGGACAGTACCCGTAGAAGATTCATTACAAGTAAACGCCCGTGGACAAACTGACTTAGCTACACCACTGTTAGCAGCTTTGGCAACAGGAGCCGAGTTAATCATTATTATTTCCGATGGTTGCGAAAATGATCCACCCAATGGAGCAGCCGAAGTTTTACGCGTCTACCGGAATAAATTAGACCCCATGCGGCGAACTTCTATCATCCATTGCAACCCTGTCTTTAACTCCGACGATTTTTCCCTACGCACCCTCAGTCCACCCGTCCCTACTGTAGGGCTAAGAGACGCAGAAGATTTACCCACTATGCTCAATTTTGCTCGTTTTGCTGAAGGTTCTGCACCGTTGTCAGAACTAGAAACATATCTAGCAGAACGAGTAGAGCAATTAATTAGGGGTAATGGGTAATTGGTGATGAATTTTTTACTCAATAGTAGGGTGGGCATTGCCCACCAAAAGCAAGCTACGTTTATTTTGAATTTTGTTGGCGGAAGCCTTCTCTACGAGTGTCGCAGGCTATTACGAATTAACTTATTATGTCAAAAACTAAAAGTTTATTAACAGATATATCCCTCAAAGGATTGGAAATTGCCCCTTCCCAAATACGTGGTGCAGTGCGTATTGTGCCATTACTGCGGCGAGAAGTGCGGGGTGATTTGCGTTTGCTGCGTCGTTCTTACGATGAAGATATGGCGGTGGTTTCCCTGGAAGGTCAAATAACCGAACCGGGTATGAAATACTTCTCCTATGTCCCTCATGGCTTAGTCATGTCTTGGAGTGATGACGGTAGTCCTGTAGCTAGCTTTGGCGGACAGATGCTCAAGCCTGATGGTAAAAGTTTTAATTCCTGTTGTGCAAGTGTGCGGTTAATGCACCGCATGGCGAAGCGAGAATCAAGGAATCAATTGAGATTTTTACCTTTGCACTTAGCAATGGAAGGTTTTTTATCGCTGTTTTTCTCAGGGCCAGATATTGCTTGGAGTGAGTATTCTCAATATGCTTTGTCTCACGGACTGGGTTCACGCTACGAATCATCTTTTAGCGGACGTTACATTGCTGGGTTAGAAGATGCTTTGCGGGTATTTGAGATTCATGAAAGACAAGTGGGTGTATTGGTATTTGTCGCTGAAGCTTTAGCCTCTGCTTTTGTCGTTCCCACACCTGAAGACTACCGCGCTTTGCATACCAGTCTTTTAGAGGATTTTTATGGTGAACTAATTTACGAATACAGCTTAATGTACGATGTAACTTTTCTAATGGCTACATCTGTAGATGATGCCCAGATTAATAGTTTGACAGATTTAAGTGGAGCGATCGCCCAAATGCGATCAGATTGGGCTGCATTCCAAGGATTTATGGCGGAAGGATTGCTACAGCGCCAACTCCAATCCCAGAGAGTGTACACGGCTGGCCCATTCCAACTGCAACGGTTCATCACTAACCTGCAACCCAAAGAAGAAAACCATATCGGTGAGGCGATTATTCGAGATAACGGAGAGTTAGAATATCTCAAAACTTACCGTCTATCAGCCGCCCAAACTCGTCGAGTGTACTTACTCAGCCAACTAGCTGAATATAACTGGAATATCGATGCTACAGCCAAAGCCTTGGGACACACCCGCGATGAACTAGTTTCTCGCCTTGAAGCTTCAGGTTTTGGTTATCTACTCAATCAACAAGTACGTGACGCAGCACGGAAAAAAGCGAAAAGGTGAAGGTGGGGAGGAATAGGAATTCAAAATTCAAAATACCCTACGGGAAGTAGTAGGGTGGGCATTGCCCACCTTATCAAGGTTTTGGTGGGCATTGCCCTACAGATACTTATAGAAAATTGATTTAAAAAATATAAATAACCCTAAAATAAAGTCCGTTTTTTTTCACATAAATCAGATATTAGTTGTAATTATTCTGATTTGATTTGGTGAAAAATATGGTCAAATCTAAGTTTTTAATCTGGAATATCAGTATTTTATTGTGTTTATTAAATTTCACCGCCGCAAAAGCAGAAATCATTCCCGATACTACACTTCCTAATAACTCTACTGTTAGACCAGTGAGGAATATCCGAGTAATTGAGGGAGGTACTCAAAGAGGAGAAAATTTATTTCATAGCTTTAGGGAATTTTCTTTTTCTGCCTTAACTACTAATGTTACAGGAAATGTTGCTATTTTTAATCACAATTTGGCAGTACGAAATATTATTACTAGAATTACAGGTGGCTCACCTAGTTATATTGATGGTTTGATTACAGCTACCTCAGGTAGTAGAGCTAATTTGTTTTTGATTAATCCTCAGGGCATAATTTTTGGGGCAAATGCTAGTTTAAATATTGGCGGTTCTTTTGTGGCGACTACTGCAAATAGTATCAAGTTTGCTGATGGGATAGAATTTAACGCAACTACTAATAATAATACCTCTTTATTAACAGTAAATGTTCCTGTAGGGTTGCAATTTGGTGATAATCCGGGAAATATTGAACAGCCAATGGTTGCTAATTTACCTTTGGAATTGCAAGTAAGAGATGGCAGAACTTTAGGATTAATCGGTGGGAATTTATTATTAGAAAGTAGTCTTTTGGAAGCGCCAGGGGGCAGGGTTGAGCTAGGTAGTGTTAGTAGAAATGGCTTTGTCAGCCTCAGCCAAATTGATGATGCTTACGTTGCTGGATATTCAGGTGTACAAGATTTTGGAGATATCAATCTTGCGGCTGGAACTTTAGTTAATAGTGGTAGTGTACCCATGCAAGATAGTGGTGGTGCAATTCAAATTCAAGGAAGAAATGTCACTATTGATGATTCACTAGTTTTTACGGTTAACTCTGGTTCGCAAACAGGAAATAACCTCGTTGTTAATGCTTCTGAATCTTTAAAAGTAGGTGGCACTTCTAATATCTTGACTATTGCTCAGGCTGAAGGTAAGGCGGGAGATATTTGGATTACAGCTAAAGATTCAGTAGAATTAAGGGAAGAATCCTTCATTGGTTCACAAGTCTGTTCTTTAGGTGGAAATTGTGCCAATGTGACAGGTAATGGTGGCAATTTGACCATTGAAACCGGGCGACTTTTGCTAACAGATGGTGCGGGAATAGAAGCTTCTACGTTTGGTGCAGGAAACACGGGAAATATTTTAGTTAGAGCTACAGATTCTATAGATTTAAGGGGAGAAAGTCCCGATGGTGATATTCCCAGTGGAATTTTCGCGCAAGTTTCCCCCGATGCTCCCGGAAATGCCGGTAATACTGGCACAATTACCCTACAAACTAGACGGTTGAATATTCAAGGTGGCGCACAAATATCTAATGTTTCTAGGTATGGAAGTCAGGGGGGTGATGTCTTGATTAATGCCTCAGCAGGTATTCAAGTGAGTGGTGCTTCCCAATTTACTACAGCCTCATCTTTAGATATTTTTCGTAGTGGGATTTTTGCTGCAACTCAAGCAGGAACTACCACCAATGACAGCACATTAAATATCAATACTGGATTACTGACTGTAGAAAACGGAGCCAGGCTAACAGCAAATAACTTAAATATTGTAGGCGATCGCCTAATTGTCCAAAATGGGGCAGAAGTTACCGTGGCTGGAGAGTCGGGGAATTTATCTATCAAGGCGCGATCGCTTAAACTAGATAACCAAAGTCAATTAATTGCTCAAACTACCTCCGGTAATGGTGGCAATATCACTCTCAATCTCAGCGCTATATTGCGACTACGCCTGAATAGTCAAATTTCTACATTTGCTGATGGTAATGGTGGCAACATCGAAATTAATAGTCCTTTCATTGTGGCAACTCCCAATGAAAATAACGACATCGTTGCCAATGTGTTTGGGGGTGCAGGGGGTCGGGTGACAATCAGTACTCAGAAATTTCTTGGTTTAGTTGTGCGTAATCGAGGCGAACTTGAGCAAATTTTAGGGACTACTGACCCAAATCAGCTTGACTCAGGATTTCTACTAACCAATGACATTGTTACTTTCTCACAGACCAGCCCATCTTTAATAAGTACGGCCACAATTAACAGGCCGGATGTAGACTCGCGTCAGAGATTTGCTGCGTTCCCCACAAATCCCATCAATACATCCAGGCTAACCCAGGTTTGTAGTTCAGATAGTAGGAAAAAACCACGACTGAAAGACAGTTTTCAAGGAGAACGGGAAACCAAAAATTCCCCCAGTCCTCACCATTTGTTAACAATCAGTAATTTTACCCCCATTGATGTTGTGGATAACCCTGATTCCCCTAAAATTGTGGAAGCACAGGGATGGGTGATCGATACTGATGGCAATATTACCTTAGTTGCTCCAGTTCCTACTGTTAATCATCACTATCCCTGGTTTTCGTCCACCATCTGCCATATTCATGAATAAAACTACTAGGGTCTACTATCCTGATTTTGTTACAGGTAGAATACGGAAGATAAAAGGTAAGCTGTTCAAGTTCTTACGTTTGGCTTTGTGTTTTCTGTTGGCGTTGATCTGCACGGTGAATTCGCCAGTGCTGGCAAGAGTAGTCACCTCAACTGATACCGCACAAGTCACTTCTACCATCTCCCTAGT contains:
- a CDS encoding ARPP-2 domain-containing protein, yielding MSKTKSLLTDISLKGLEIAPSQIRGAVRIVPLLRREVRGDLRLLRRSYDEDMAVVSLEGQITEPGMKYFSYVPHGLVMSWSDDGSPVASFGGQMLKPDGKSFNSCCASVRLMHRMAKRESRNQLRFLPLHLAMEGFLSLFFSGPDIAWSEYSQYALSHGLGSRYESSFSGRYIAGLEDALRVFEIHERQVGVLVFVAEALASAFVVPTPEDYRALHTSLLEDFYGELIYEYSLMYDVTFLMATSVDDAQINSLTDLSGAIAQMRSDWAAFQGFMAEGLLQRQLQSQRVYTAGPFQLQRFITNLQPKEENHIGEAIIRDNGELEYLKTYRLSAAQTRRVYLLSQLAEYNWNIDATAKALGHTRDELVSRLEASGFGYLLNQQVRDAARKKAKR
- a CDS encoding filamentous hemagglutinin N-terminal domain-containing protein; the encoded protein is MVKSKFLIWNISILLCLLNFTAAKAEIIPDTTLPNNSTVRPVRNIRVIEGGTQRGENLFHSFREFSFSALTTNVTGNVAIFNHNLAVRNIITRITGGSPSYIDGLITATSGSRANLFLINPQGIIFGANASLNIGGSFVATTANSIKFADGIEFNATTNNNTSLLTVNVPVGLQFGDNPGNIEQPMVANLPLELQVRDGRTLGLIGGNLLLESSLLEAPGGRVELGSVSRNGFVSLSQIDDAYVAGYSGVQDFGDINLAAGTLVNSGSVPMQDSGGAIQIQGRNVTIDDSLVFTVNSGSQTGNNLVVNASESLKVGGTSNILTIAQAEGKAGDIWITAKDSVELREESFIGSQVCSLGGNCANVTGNGGNLTIETGRLLLTDGAGIEASTFGAGNTGNILVRATDSIDLRGESPDGDIPSGIFAQVSPDAPGNAGNTGTITLQTRRLNIQGGAQISNVSRYGSQGGDVLINASAGIQVSGASQFTTASSLDIFRSGIFAATQAGTTTNDSTLNINTGLLTVENGARLTANNLNIVGDRLIVQNGAEVTVAGESGNLSIKARSLKLDNQSQLIAQTTSGNGGNITLNLSAILRLRLNSQISTFADGNGGNIEINSPFIVATPNENNDIVANVFGGAGGRVTISTQKFLGLVVRNRGELEQILGTTDPNQLDSGFLLTNDIVTFSQTSPSLISTATINRPDVDSRQRFAAFPTNPINTSRLTQVCSSDSRKKPRLKDSFQGERETKNSPSPHHLLTISNFTPIDVVDNPDSPKIVEAQGWVIDTDGNITLVAPVPTVNHHYPWFSSTICHIHE